One window from the genome of Pseudomonadota bacterium encodes:
- the rpsB gene encoding 30S ribosomal protein S2, with protein MATKQQTPFTMRQLLEAGVHFGHHVRRWNPKMKPYIYGTRNNIHILDLEKTVPLLNEALTALRTIVAAGGRVLFVGTKRQAAEKISEAAARSGQYFVNHRWLGGMLTNWKTVSNSIKRLHELDAQLANDEMRKALTKKELLQLTREYEKLERALGGIKEMGGLPDALFILDINKEDLAVAEARKLGIPVFAVVDTNCDPDQIDFPVPGNDDASRAIALYCDLFVAAILQGLEMELATSGKDTGTREDGGVLTGKKAPAKAKKEEKKVAEDAASEEKPADDADAKAAVPAADGEEVKAKTASA; from the coding sequence ATGGCTACAAAACAACAGACTCCCTTTACGATGCGCCAGCTTTTAGAGGCAGGCGTCCATTTCGGACACCATGTCCGCCGCTGGAACCCGAAAATGAAACCTTACATTTACGGTACCCGCAACAACATTCACATTCTTGATCTTGAAAAAACCGTTCCGCTTCTCAACGAAGCTTTGACCGCGCTGCGCACGATCGTTGCCGCGGGCGGACGCGTATTATTCGTCGGCACGAAACGTCAGGCTGCGGAAAAAATCTCCGAAGCTGCCGCACGCAGCGGCCAGTACTTCGTCAATCACCGCTGGCTTGGCGGTATGCTGACGAACTGGAAAACGGTTTCCAATTCGATCAAACGTCTGCACGAGCTGGATGCACAGCTTGCCAATGACGAGATGCGCAAAGCGCTGACCAAAAAAGAACTGCTGCAGCTGACCCGCGAATACGAAAAGCTGGAACGTGCGCTGGGCGGTATTAAAGAAATGGGCGGTCTGCCGGATGCCCTGTTCATTCTGGACATTAATAAAGAAGATCTGGCTGTTGCCGAAGCGCGTAAACTGGGTATTCCGGTTTTTGCGGTTGTTGACACCAATTGCGATCCCGACCAGATCGACTTCCCGGTTCCGGGCAATGATGACGCCTCCCGCGCGATTGCACTGTATTGCGACCTGTTCGTGGCGGCTATTCTGCAAGGTCTGGAAATGGAACTGGCAACATCGGGCAAAGATACCGGTACCCGTGAAGACGGTGGTGTATTGACAGGCAAGAAAGCTCCGGCAAAGGCGAAAAAAGAAGAAAAGAAGGTTGCTGAAGACGCGGCTTCCGAAGAAAAGCCTGCTGATGACGCAGATGCCAAAGCTGCCGTTCCCGCCGCAGACGGTGAGGAAGTGAAAGCCAAAACCGCCAGCGCCTGA
- a CDS encoding glycine zipper 2TM domain-containing protein: MKKSLMTVALVAALALPAAGCTQNGQWGMGTKQTVGAASGAVIGGILGSNVGGGKGQLWATGAGTLLGAFLGSEVGKSLDRADMQYASRATEQAYTAPMGETITWENPESGNRGSITPVKEGYTNAGDYCRKYQQTIVVDGQAETAYGTACKQADGTWVLVN, encoded by the coding sequence ATGAAAAAATCTTTAATGACAGTCGCTCTTGTCGCTGCGCTGGCTTTGCCGGCGGCAGGTTGTACGCAAAACGGCCAATGGGGCATGGGAACGAAACAAACGGTCGGTGCCGCCAGCGGTGCGGTGATCGGCGGTATCCTCGGATCAAATGTCGGCGGCGGTAAAGGCCAGCTTTGGGCAACAGGTGCGGGGACGCTTCTGGGTGCCTTCCTTGGCAGTGAAGTCGGAAAATCTCTGGACCGTGCCGATATGCAATATGCCAGCCGCGCAACGGAACAGGCTTACACCGCGCCGATGGGTGAAACCATTACATGGGAAAATCCGGAAAGCGGTAACCGCGGGTCGATCACGCCGGTGAAAGAAGGCTATACCAATGCCGGTGATTACTGCCGTAAATACCAGCAGACCATCGTTGTGGACGGTCAGGCTGAAACGGCCTATGGCACAGCCTGCAAACAGGCTGACGGCACATGGGTTCTGGTCAATTAA
- the pdxH gene encoding pyridoxamine 5'-phosphate oxidase: protein MSQQTHNEIFEAKGAELDPFAVFGLWLEEAKEKDGFFDATAFALATAGENGLPSVRMVLLKDFDADGFVFYTNTLSQKGRELAENPQAALCFHWKNPGRQFRAHGPIIPVTEAEADDYFASRPYGSRIASAASDQSAPLAQRQDYLDKIAALKKQYPKEDNNVPRPPHWSGYRIAPLEIEFWEEGKYRAHQRRIFTRSDVTATTWQSTLLYP from the coding sequence ATGTCACAGCAGACGCATAATGAAATTTTTGAGGCAAAAGGCGCAGAGCTCGACCCTTTTGCCGTCTTTGGTTTATGGCTGGAGGAAGCGAAGGAAAAAGACGGTTTTTTCGACGCCACCGCTTTTGCATTGGCCACTGCCGGAGAAAACGGCCTGCCCTCCGTACGCATGGTGCTATTGAAGGATTTTGACGCAGACGGTTTTGTTTTTTACACCAATACGCTCAGCCAGAAAGGCCGCGAACTGGCTGAAAATCCGCAGGCCGCACTTTGTTTTCACTGGAAAAATCCCGGCCGCCAGTTCCGCGCCCACGGGCCCATCATTCCGGTCACAGAGGCGGAAGCGGATGATTATTTCGCCTCCCGCCCCTATGGCAGCCGCATTGCCTCCGCCGCATCGGATCAATCCGCCCCGCTGGCGCAGCGGCAGGATTATCTGGATAAAATCGCCGCACTGAAAAAGCAATATCCCAAGGAAGACAACAACGTGCCGCGCCCGCCGCATTGGTCGGGCTACCGCATCGCACCGCTGGAAATCGAATTCTGGGAGGAAGGCAAATACCGCGCCCATCAGCGCCGCATCTTCACCCGCAGCGATGTCACCGCCACAACATGGCAATCAACGCTGCTTTACCCTTGA
- a CDS encoding threonylcarbamoyl-AMP synthase, with protein sequence MSKIFPATKDAIEKAATLLKDGAVVAFPTETVYGLGADATSEEAVLGIFAAKNRPAVNPLIVHVTDWKMAEDYAETNARAKLLAASFWPGPLSIILKRKKDTKLAQAVSAGLDSVALRAPAHPVAQQLIAALGRPIAAPSANRSGTLSPTSPLHVEKSLGDAVPMILAGGKCAIGLESTVVDMTTETPTVLRAGFILPESITAVLGEEVQTAYEYVADENTAAPHSPGQLLRHYAPDTPLRLKAVDITEGEALLAFGSTRFMSLRDTGHVPEQDIFNLSKTGDLTEAAANLFAMLHEIDQKGYKGIAVMDIPATGLGIAVNDRLRRAARAQQ encoded by the coding sequence ATGAGCAAAATCTTCCCCGCCACAAAAGACGCGATTGAAAAGGCCGCCACCCTCCTGAAGGATGGTGCTGTCGTTGCTTTCCCGACCGAGACGGTTTACGGCCTTGGCGCAGATGCGACATCGGAAGAGGCTGTTTTGGGGATTTTCGCCGCCAAAAACCGCCCCGCCGTCAATCCGCTGATTGTCCATGTCACGGATTGGAAAATGGCGGAAGACTATGCCGAAACCAATGCCCGCGCAAAATTGCTGGCGGCAAGTTTCTGGCCGGGGCCGCTCAGCATTATTTTAAAACGCAAAAAAGACACAAAACTGGCGCAAGCCGTCAGCGCGGGGCTGGACTCCGTTGCCCTGCGCGCCCCCGCCCATCCTGTCGCGCAGCAATTAATCGCCGCGCTCGGGCGGCCTATTGCCGCGCCCAGCGCCAACCGCTCCGGCACGCTAAGCCCGACAAGCCCGCTGCATGTTGAAAAAAGCCTCGGTGATGCCGTGCCGATGATTCTGGCAGGCGGAAAATGCGCCATCGGGCTGGAATCAACCGTCGTTGATATGACGACGGAGACCCCCACCGTGCTGCGCGCAGGCTTTATCCTGCCCGAAAGCATTACCGCTGTTCTGGGGGAAGAGGTTCAGACAGCTTACGAATATGTCGCCGATGAAAACACCGCTGCGCCGCATTCCCCCGGACAGCTTCTCCGCCATTACGCGCCGGATACGCCGCTGCGGCTGAAAGCCGTTGATATTACAGAAGGCGAAGCCCTGCTCGCCTTCGGATCGACACGGTTTATGAGCCTGCGCGACACAGGACATGTGCCTGAGCAGGATATTTTCAATCTCAGCAAAACAGGTGATTTAACCGAAGCGGCGGCAAATCTGTTTGCCATGCTTCACGAAATCGATCAAAAAGGGTATAAAGGTATTGCCGTCATGGATATTCCCGCAACGGGGCTGGGCATTGCCGTCAATGACCGTTTGCGCCGCGCCGCACGCGCCCAACAATAA
- a CDS encoding phosphoglycerate kinase, whose protein sequence is MTIKTLEDLGDLGGKTAVLRADFNVPLKNGIIGDDTRIRATVPTIKTLLEKGARVVILSHLGRPDGKPAPEYSLKPLVSRLSDLLGEDVGFTADCMDPPAGQKVVLMENLRFYAEEEENDRAFAERLAAHGDIFVNDAFSTAHRAHASTHALAELMPAYAGHLMAEEIAALNAALEEPERPVAAVVGGAKVSTKLDVLNHLIHKTDVLVLGGGMANTFLAAKGFAVGKSLHEPDMLDTARKIMTAAHAAGCNIVLPEDVVVAAEFAENAPSETVTVDAIPADKMALDIGEKSITHIISVLEDCKTVLWNGPMGAFEIPPFDKGTVKVAQYVAERTEDGTLTSIAGGGDTVAALAAAEVKDKFSYVSTAGGAFLEWIEGKILPAIAALDKAA, encoded by the coding sequence ATGACCATCAAAACACTTGAAGATCTTGGTGATCTGGGCGGCAAAACCGCAGTTTTACGCGCTGATTTCAATGTCCCGCTGAAAAACGGCATTATCGGTGACGATACCCGCATCCGCGCAACGGTGCCGACGATCAAAACCCTGCTGGAAAAAGGCGCACGTGTTGTCATTCTGTCTCATCTTGGTCGCCCTGACGGCAAACCCGCGCCGGAATATTCGCTGAAACCGCTGGTCTCCCGCCTCTCCGATCTTTTGGGCGAAGATGTCGGCTTTACCGCTGACTGCATGGATCCGCCCGCCGGACAAAAAGTCGTGCTGATGGAAAATCTGCGTTTTTACGCCGAGGAAGAAGAAAATGACCGCGCCTTTGCCGAGCGACTGGCCGCGCATGGCGATATTTTCGTCAATGACGCCTTTTCCACCGCGCACCGCGCCCATGCCTCCACCCATGCTTTGGCGGAACTGATGCCTGCCTATGCCGGACATCTGATGGCGGAGGAAATCGCCGCATTGAATGCCGCGCTGGAAGAACCAGAACGCCCCGTTGCCGCCGTTGTCGGCGGTGCGAAAGTTTCCACCAAGCTCGATGTCTTAAACCATCTGATCCATAAAACCGATGTGCTCGTGCTGGGCGGCGGCATGGCCAATACTTTTCTGGCCGCCAAAGGTTTTGCCGTCGGCAAATCCCTGCATGAACCAGATATGCTGGACACCGCCCGCAAGATCATGACGGCGGCACATGCCGCAGGCTGCAATATCGTGCTGCCCGAAGATGTCGTGGTTGCCGCGGAATTTGCCGAAAACGCACCGTCAGAGACGGTCACGGTTGATGCCATCCCCGCCGATAAAATGGCACTGGATATCGGCGAAAAATCAATCACCCATATTATTTCCGTCCTCGAAGACTGCAAAACCGTGCTGTGGAACGGCCCGATGGGAGCCTTCGAGATTCCTCCCTTTGACAAAGGCACGGTCAAAGTCGCGCAATATGTTGCCGAACGCACCGAAGACGGCACATTAACCAGTATTGCAGGCGGTGGTGATACCGTTGCGGCACTGGCGGCGGCAGAGGTGAAGGACAAATTCAGCTATGTCTCCACCGCAGGCGGCGCGTTTCTGGAATGGATCGAGGGCAAAATCCTGCCCGCCATCGCCGCGCTGGACAAAGCAGCTTAA
- a CDS encoding ankyrin repeat domain-containing protein codes for MVNTLNMALLSAVKNNDPAAIHTALQNGADLEFRDISFYTPLIWAAREGNAKALQYLIEQNAELDAQNEYGETALIFATTTRHTDCAKILIACGADLDVKTFSGCTALMWAVQRDDAPLVDALIAAGAGLDITDDSGGTALTWAAEQNNHRMIAKLLTAGADPEAAYPEKTGKYAAVFAEVAARTLREKAQKHENLRSYIKRHKPSP; via the coding sequence ATGGTAAACACCTTAAATATGGCGCTTTTAAGTGCCGTTAAAAACAACGACCCCGCCGCCATTCACACGGCGTTGCAGAACGGCGCCGATCTTGAATTCCGCGATATTTCCTTTTACACGCCGCTGATCTGGGCGGCACGCGAGGGCAATGCCAAAGCCCTGCAATATCTGATTGAGCAGAATGCGGAACTGGATGCCCAGAATGAATATGGCGAAACCGCACTGATTTTCGCCACCACCACCCGCCATACGGATTGTGCAAAAATCCTGATTGCATGCGGCGCTGATCTTGACGTCAAAACTTTCAGCGGCTGCACGGCGCTGATGTGGGCGGTACAGCGCGATGACGCGCCGCTGGTTGATGCGCTGATTGCCGCAGGTGCGGGGCTCGACATCACGGATGACAGCGGCGGCACCGCCCTGACATGGGCGGCGGAGCAGAACAACCACCGCATGATTGCCAAATTACTGACCGCCGGAGCTGACCCGGAAGCGGCATATCCCGAAAAAACCGGCAAATATGCCGCCGTCTTTGCCGAAGTTGCCGCCAGAACCCTGCGCGAGAAGGCACAGAAGCACGAGAATCTGCGCAGCTATATCAAAAGACACAAACCCTCTCCCTGA
- a CDS encoding thymidine kinase — MASLYFKYSAMNSGKSTQLLQAHYNYRERGMTPLAVTAAIDDRYGIGKITARIGLELPAELFASDTDLFAMVDDKITAGEKIHAVLVDEAQFLNEEQVAQCAKIVDEIGIPVMAYGLRTDFLGKFFPGSEALMRMADNIEEIKTICWCGSKATHTARMDENGTVLKEGEQISIGGNDVYIALCRKHHTAGQSHPEEKQSVLNTAA, encoded by the coding sequence ATGGCTTCTCTCTATTTCAAATATTCCGCGATGAATTCAGGCAAATCCACGCAATTGCTGCAAGCGCATTACAATTACCGCGAACGCGGCATGACACCGCTGGCCGTCACTGCCGCCATTGATGACCGTTACGGTATCGGCAAAATCACCGCCCGCATTGGTCTGGAGCTGCCTGCGGAGCTGTTTGCAAGCGATACCGACCTGTTTGCGATGGTCGATGATAAAATCACCGCAGGCGAGAAAATCCACGCCGTACTGGTGGATGAAGCGCAATTCCTGAACGAAGAACAGGTCGCGCAATGTGCAAAAATCGTTGATGAAATCGGCATTCCCGTCATGGCCTACGGGCTGCGCACCGATTTTCTGGGAAAATTCTTCCCCGGCTCGGAAGCGCTGATGCGTATGGCGGATAATATTGAAGAGATCAAGACCATCTGCTGGTGCGGAAGCAAAGCCACCCATACCGCCCGTATGGATGAAAACGGTACGGTCTTGAAGGAAGGCGAGCAAATCAGCATCGGCGGCAATGATGTTTATATCGCCCTGTGCCGCAAGCATCACACGGCGGGACAAAGCCATCCGGAAGAAAAACAAAGCGTTTTAAACACCGCTGCCTGA